From the genome of Segatella hominis, one region includes:
- a CDS encoding HD domain-containing protein codes for MTNKELILAQLMRAMIKYDGGDAPRIQHFVKVHDFARMIAIAEGMNEEDLFVLEAAAILHDVGIHVSEARYGNCDGKHQEELGPDEARKVLSEVDGFTAAQIERICWLIAHHHTYKDVTSLDHRILLEADFLVNSFEAQLAPEGIITFRDHVFRSESAISMLNDMWGLE; via the coding sequence ATGACAAACAAGGAATTGATACTCGCCCAACTGATGAGGGCGATGATAAAATACGATGGTGGCGATGCGCCACGCATCCAGCATTTCGTAAAGGTACACGACTTTGCCCGTATGATTGCGATAGCAGAGGGAATGAACGAGGAAGACCTCTTCGTGCTCGAAGCTGCAGCCATTCTTCACGATGTAGGCATTCACGTTTCAGAAGCCAGATACGGCAACTGCGATGGCAAGCACCAGGAAGAACTGGGTCCTGATGAGGCAAGAAAAGTACTGTCAGAAGTAGATGGATTCACAGCCGCACAGATAGAAAGAATCTGCTGGCTCATTGCCCATCATCATACTTATAAGGATGTAACCAGCCTCGACCACCGCATTCTGCTCGAAGCTGATTTCCTGGTCAATTCCTTCGAAGCCCAACTTGCTCCCGAAGGCATCATCACCTTCCGCGATCATGTATTCCGCTCGGAGTCAGCGATCAGTATGCTGAATGATATGTGGGGACTGGAATAA
- a CDS encoding sulfite exporter TauE/SafE family protein, which produces MDNIVIELFLLSIGASFVQRTTGFGFGIFIMTMLPSIMPSFGEATTLSGILAMTTSLIIVIQKYKYITWRRLLPILFTFIIISIGAIFVLKRMEYHILNILLGITLIIVSIYFAFFSKRIKVKTTLPVQVTAGTLSGLMGGFFGMQGPPAVLYFVSSEPDKEHYLAMTQTYFLAGNLMMTLARAYNGFFTTTVSIGYVYGIAGVFIGNLIGAWVFRHLSGSLLKYIIYAYIGISGLTFLLWA; this is translated from the coding sequence ATGGACAATATTGTCATCGAACTTTTTCTGTTGAGCATCGGAGCCAGTTTTGTACAACGCACCACTGGCTTCGGTTTTGGCATCTTCATCATGACGATGCTCCCCTCTATCATGCCTTCCTTCGGTGAGGCAACAACCCTCTCGGGCATCCTGGCGATGACCACCTCGCTGATCATCGTCATTCAGAAATACAAGTACATCACCTGGAGACGGCTGCTGCCCATACTGTTCACCTTCATCATCATCTCCATCGGAGCCATCTTCGTGCTCAAGCGGATGGAATATCACATACTGAACATATTGCTCGGTATTACCCTGATCATCGTGAGCATCTACTTCGCCTTCTTCAGCAAGCGCATCAAGGTGAAGACTACGCTGCCCGTGCAGGTTACGGCAGGAACATTGAGCGGACTGATGGGAGGATTCTTCGGAATGCAGGGTCCCCCAGCCGTGCTCTACTTCGTAAGTTCAGAGCCAGACAAGGAACATTATCTGGCGATGACGCAGACCTATTTCCTGGCAGGCAATCTGATGATGACTTTAGCAAGAGCCTACAATGGTTTCTTCACCACCACGGTCTCCATTGGTTATGTGTATGGAATAGCCGGAGTCTTCATCGGCAACCTGATAGGCGCCTGGGTGTTCAGACACCTCAGCGGCTCCCTGCTCAAATACATCATCTATGCCTATATCGGAATCAGCGGATTAACCTTCCTTCTATGGGCGTAA
- a CDS encoding peroxiredoxin, protein MNVGDKIPEILGIDQDGREIKASDFRGRKIVLYSYPKANTSGCTAEACSLQAHKEELAAAGYEIIGVSKDKQALQKKFAETKGLQFPLIADTETTLLQELGCWGEKVTCGRKTIGILRTTYLVNEEGIIEKIFTPKEIKTKIHAEQILDYIHQ, encoded by the coding sequence ATGAATGTAGGAGATAAAATACCTGAGATTCTTGGCATTGACCAGGACGGACGTGAAATCAAGGCAAGCGACTTTCGTGGTCGCAAGATAGTACTCTACAGTTATCCGAAGGCTAACACCAGCGGATGCACTGCCGAAGCCTGCTCCCTGCAGGCTCATAAGGAGGAACTGGCAGCTGCCGGTTACGAGATTATCGGTGTGAGCAAGGACAAGCAGGCACTGCAGAAGAAGTTTGCAGAAACCAAGGGCCTGCAGTTCCCTCTTATTGCTGATACCGAGACCACCCTGTTGCAGGAACTCGGCTGCTGGGGTGAGAAGGTTACCTGCGGCAGAAAGACCATCGGAATCCTCCGCACCACCTATCTCGTCAACGAAGAAGGCATCATCGAAAAAATCTTCACTCCTAAGGAAATCAAGACCAAGATTCATGCTGAGCAGATTCTGGATTACATCCATCAATAA
- a CDS encoding transposase encodes MKRKTRIERVYNEDTGWFETREVELNSYSFTDDDRIMIVREYMESGLPAEEIIKKYYISSRTVLFSWMDKFLNEKDLLSLPPEDQNRDDMAKTTNEQLKEKDAEIKRLRKALELEKLRSKAFSTMIDLAEETFNIPVRKKSGTKQ; translated from the coding sequence ATGAAACGTAAGACAAGAATTGAACGTGTGTATAATGAGGACACTGGTTGGTTTGAGACCCGTGAGGTAGAGTTGAATAGCTACTCTTTTACAGATGATGATCGTATCATGATAGTTCGAGAGTATATGGAGAGTGGGCTCCCAGCAGAAGAAATCATCAAGAAATACTATATAAGCAGTCGTACAGTGCTATTTTCTTGGATGGATAAGTTCTTAAATGAAAAAGATTTGTTATCTTTGCCGCCAGAAGACCAAAACCGTGACGATATGGCAAAGACAACAAATGAACAGTTGAAAGAGAAAGATGCAGAGATTAAGCGTCTCCGCAAGGCTTTGGAGTTAGAGAAGCTTCGCTCTAAGGCATTCTCCACCATGATTGACCTCGCAGAAGAAACCTTCAATATTCCTGTGAGAAAAAAATCTGGTACCAAACAGTAA
- a CDS encoding IS3 family transposase, translated as MLRTECQSQGLGTLCGLFGFTRQAYNKRNVSDGFAEEAIESIIIEKAREYRKSNPGLGAAKLHVILKQMFEDTGCFPGRDAFIEMLRKHGLMVRIKRRRRYKTTDSDHNYRKYPNLIKGVVPTHPNQIWASDITYVETNEGVCYLSLITDLYSHKIVGWAVGPTLETVYPLEALKMAYKSIDEETAKGLIHHSDRGSQYCSQNYVSILKSHGSQISMTQTGDPLENAIAERANGILKTEWLYRMTIPTRKVCKKELTRIIAFYNDERPHMSIGNQTPSVAHTQVGPQQKMWKNPWEKSSN; from the coding sequence TTGCTCCGCACAGAGTGCCAGAGCCAAGGTTTAGGCACTCTATGCGGGCTGTTTGGTTTTACCCGGCAAGCATATAATAAGCGCAATGTCTCTGACGGCTTTGCTGAAGAGGCCATTGAGTCTATCATCATTGAAAAGGCACGTGAGTATCGTAAGTCGAATCCTGGCTTAGGAGCTGCAAAGTTGCATGTCATATTGAAACAGATGTTTGAGGATACAGGCTGCTTCCCTGGTCGTGACGCATTTATTGAGATGCTGCGTAAGCATGGACTCATGGTACGTATAAAGCGCCGTAGGCGCTATAAGACAACAGATTCCGACCATAATTATCGCAAATACCCAAACCTGATTAAGGGAGTCGTTCCTACCCATCCGAACCAGATTTGGGCAAGTGACATCACCTATGTTGAAACCAATGAAGGTGTGTGCTATCTCTCGCTTATAACAGACCTGTATTCCCATAAAATCGTTGGATGGGCTGTTGGTCCAACATTAGAAACTGTATATCCATTAGAAGCGCTTAAAATGGCATATAAAAGCATTGATGAAGAAACAGCAAAAGGACTCATTCATCACTCTGACAGAGGAAGCCAGTATTGCAGTCAGAATTATGTATCTATCCTAAAAAGTCATGGCTCACAAATAAGTATGACTCAAACAGGAGATCCTTTGGAGAATGCTATAGCAGAACGTGCAAACGGCATTTTAAAAACAGAATGGCTTTATAGAATGACAATTCCTACTCGTAAAGTATGTAAGAAGGAACTGACCAGGATTATTGCGTTTTATAACGACGAAAGACCGCATATGAGTATCGGTAATCAAACACCATCAGTTGCACATACTCAAGTGGGGCCACAGCAGAAAATGTGGAAAAATCCTTGGGAAAAATCTTCTAATTAG
- a CDS encoding ATP-binding protein, with protein sequence MDKYLSRSIDQALLEWKDNPRRKPLLVRGARQVGKSSTIRHLGKNFKYFLEVNVERNPEVMEFFKGSRDVKSIAAKLSDFFNVPVVPGETLLFLDEIQKCEDVIHSLWFFKEDYPELHVIAAGSLLEFALKNLSSFGVGRVSSLFVYPMSFDEFLTATRQEGLLRIKRNSSPTNPLPEAFYNRLVEAFRSYMLVGGMPEAVATYTETGSYRYSSDIVNEIIQGYQDDFAKYGAKANPLLLRQTLISVAHQAGAKFVCSRVEGQYRSAEVKVALEMLKDAGLIIPTYHTDANGVPLGAEINERVVKYLIHDTGVLLGILGIDDDIDERIKEMMVADSIDLVDKGHVAEMMAGLELIKYSSPQTRHQLYYWQNMNKGTCAEVDYVIARSGSIVPIEVKSGVKGSMSSMYSLMRNPQKHIEMGIRCSLENFGTFESPDGKKIDIIPLYAISNLFAEK encoded by the coding sequence ATGGATAAATACTTGTCAAGAAGCATCGACCAGGCTTTACTGGAATGGAAGGATAATCCTCGAAGGAAACCGCTTTTGGTGAGGGGCGCCCGACAGGTAGGCAAGTCGAGCACCATTCGGCATTTAGGCAAGAACTTCAAATATTTTTTGGAAGTTAATGTGGAAAGAAATCCTGAGGTGATGGAATTCTTTAAGGGCAGTCGTGATGTGAAGAGCATTGCTGCTAAGCTCTCCGACTTCTTTAATGTGCCAGTTGTTCCGGGCGAAACCCTTCTTTTCCTTGATGAGATACAAAAGTGTGAAGACGTCATTCATAGCCTTTGGTTTTTTAAGGAAGATTATCCCGAACTTCATGTCATTGCTGCAGGTTCGCTCTTGGAGTTTGCGCTAAAGAATTTGTCATCATTTGGAGTGGGCAGAGTAAGTTCCCTGTTTGTCTATCCGATGTCTTTTGATGAATTCCTGACAGCAACGAGACAAGAGGGGCTTCTTAGAATCAAGCGAAATAGCAGTCCTACGAATCCGCTTCCCGAGGCATTCTATAATAGGTTGGTGGAAGCCTTCCGAAGTTATATGCTGGTTGGCGGAATGCCAGAAGCCGTGGCAACCTACACGGAGACAGGATCTTATCGCTATAGTAGTGACATTGTAAACGAAATCATTCAGGGCTATCAGGACGATTTTGCCAAATACGGAGCCAAGGCAAATCCTCTGCTTTTGCGCCAAACTCTCATAAGTGTAGCGCATCAGGCAGGAGCCAAGTTTGTTTGCAGTAGGGTAGAAGGGCAATATCGTTCGGCAGAAGTAAAGGTGGCTTTGGAGATGCTGAAGGATGCCGGGCTAATCATACCGACCTATCATACGGATGCCAATGGGGTGCCGCTTGGAGCTGAAATCAATGAGCGGGTAGTAAAATATCTGATTCATGATACTGGCGTGCTACTTGGTATCTTAGGAATAGATGATGATATCGATGAGCGCATCAAGGAGATGATGGTGGCAGACTCCATCGATCTTGTTGACAAGGGGCATGTGGCAGAGATGATGGCGGGTTTGGAACTTATCAAATATTCTTCTCCGCAGACGCGGCACCAGTTGTACTATTGGCAAAATATGAACAAAGGTACTTGTGCCGAGGTGGATTATGTGATAGCTCGCAGTGGCAGCATCGTTCCGATAGAAGTAAAATCGGGCGTGAAGGGTTCTATGAGTAGTATGTATTCGCTGATGCGCAATCCGCAGAAGCATATAGAAATGGGCATTCGCTGTTCTCTCGAAAACTTTGGTACATTCGAGAGTCCCGATGGCAAGAAGATAGACATCATTCCTCTTTATGCAATCTCCAATTTATTTGCGGAGAAGTAG
- a CDS encoding response regulator codes for MLISCGQKPAKISLAERKAMDSIVSSSHNIDTLSMIQKRMEREGNMLGSIVAYRVMGKELRNDSRFDEALKVHSEGLKQAETLGDTLEIVQALNNIGTVYRRMGMLDMAQDYHYRAFAISKESADTSFTTTKNRVVSLNGLGNIYLTLGNYARADSALRLALAGERELNSALGQAINYANIGSIFSHREQLDSAWRYYRQSMGLNLQAGNTLGVALCHIYFGELHEKEHDYEKAISEYDKAYQQLQSSQDEWHAMNPLIALAGIYTQMGNDTKAQEYLDKALHTARAIKSHEHLAEVYNLYYKLYKRKGNYSAALTAHEKAAAMEDSVVDMEKLNRIQNAGLLIERNIQARAMDEVNTNLKNERSARFTNTIVFIIIMIILIGTLVVFYFVQRIHRRNHLALKSLAEMRESFFTNITHEFRTPLTVILGLSRDLPNKSPDELKQSAYAIEQQGNNLLALINQLLDISKIKSKMGNFDWRNGNITTYVSMLVDTYRNYACSKNIDLQLHVKEPVTMDFVPDFVNKVFNNLLSNAFKFTPEYGKIIVAMWREGSNLLIEVSDTGEGMDKETANKVFNPFYQGVTDSMNIGTGIGLALVKQVIDSLNGKINVRSREGYGTTFHIEIPITNECNVKLDEQPIDNTPVLPTEEKTLTDTDAKDNQYTMLVIEDNRDIATYIGEVLSERYAVAYATNGEDGWQKAINLVPDLIITDLMMPGMDGLELCRRIRSNDVVNHIPIVIVTAKISDQERIEGFEAGADAYLAKPFNVDELRTVVERLLDRQRSLRNKFSDNATHTKEQQDEVQLTDTERRFLAKTVDHIYLLMDKQQLNVNTLAEKLCMSPRQFHRKIVTLTGSSPASFILNIKMKRARHLLETAPKMSIDDIAFCCGFEHTSSFYHAFRKKYGVTPRDVRRGIE; via the coding sequence TGCGCAACGACAGTAGATTTGACGAGGCACTGAAGGTACACAGCGAGGGACTGAAGCAGGCGGAGACCTTAGGCGATACATTAGAGATCGTGCAGGCTCTGAACAATATCGGCACCGTCTATCGGAGAATGGGAATGCTCGACATGGCTCAAGATTACCATTACCGCGCTTTCGCTATCAGCAAAGAGTCTGCCGACACATCTTTTACGACCACGAAAAACCGCGTGGTATCACTCAATGGACTGGGCAACATCTATCTCACCCTGGGCAACTACGCACGTGCCGACAGTGCGCTGCGACTGGCATTAGCAGGCGAACGAGAATTGAACAGTGCCTTAGGACAAGCCATCAACTATGCCAACATCGGTTCTATATTCAGCCACCGTGAACAGTTGGACTCGGCATGGAGGTACTATCGCCAGTCCATGGGACTGAATCTGCAGGCTGGCAACACACTCGGTGTGGCACTATGCCACATTTATTTCGGTGAGCTACACGAGAAAGAGCACGACTATGAAAAAGCCATTTCGGAGTATGACAAGGCTTATCAGCAGTTGCAGTCGTCACAAGACGAGTGGCACGCAATGAATCCGCTCATTGCCCTGGCTGGTATTTACACCCAAATGGGCAACGACACCAAGGCACAGGAATATCTGGACAAGGCGCTGCACACTGCACGCGCCATCAAGTCGCACGAACATTTAGCTGAGGTTTATAACTTATATTATAAACTATACAAACGCAAGGGCAACTACAGTGCGGCGCTGACGGCGCACGAGAAGGCTGCAGCCATGGAAGACAGCGTCGTCGATATGGAGAAACTGAACCGCATACAGAACGCAGGACTGCTCATAGAACGCAACATTCAGGCTCGGGCGATGGACGAGGTCAATACAAACCTAAAGAACGAGCGGTCGGCACGATTCACCAACACCATCGTCTTCATAATCATTATGATAATACTGATTGGTACACTGGTGGTGTTCTACTTCGTACAGCGCATACACCGTCGCAACCACCTGGCCCTGAAAAGCCTTGCCGAAATGCGCGAGAGTTTCTTTACAAACATCACCCATGAGTTTCGCACACCACTCACTGTGATTCTCGGTTTGAGCCGCGACCTGCCTAATAAATCCCCAGACGAACTGAAACAGAGCGCCTATGCCATCGAGCAGCAGGGAAACAACCTGCTGGCGCTCATCAACCAGTTGCTTGATATTTCGAAAATTAAGTCGAAGATGGGCAACTTCGATTGGCGCAACGGCAACATCACCACCTACGTTTCGATGCTGGTGGACACCTATCGCAACTATGCCTGCAGCAAGAACATCGACCTGCAGCTGCATGTGAAGGAACCCGTGACGATGGACTTCGTGCCCGACTTTGTCAACAAGGTATTCAACAACCTCCTGTCCAATGCCTTTAAATTCACGCCCGAATATGGCAAAATCATCGTTGCCATGTGGCGCGAAGGCAGCAACCTCCTTATAGAGGTAAGCGATACGGGAGAGGGTATGGACAAAGAGACTGCCAACAAAGTGTTCAATCCATTCTATCAGGGAGTAACCGACTCTATGAATATTGGTACAGGCATTGGACTGGCACTCGTAAAGCAGGTGATTGACTCATTGAACGGCAAGATCAATGTCAGGAGCAGGGAGGGCTATGGAACGACGTTTCACATCGAAATTCCTATAACAAACGAGTGCAACGTGAAGCTCGACGAACAGCCTATAGACAACACGCCTGTTCTGCCTACAGAGGAAAAAACACTAACAGATACCGATGCAAAGGACAACCAGTACACGATGCTCGTGATAGAGGACAATCGCGACATTGCGACGTACATCGGTGAAGTGCTTAGCGAACGCTATGCTGTGGCTTACGCTACTAATGGAGAGGACGGATGGCAGAAGGCCATCAACCTCGTACCCGACCTGATTATAACCGACTTGATGATGCCGGGCATGGACGGTTTGGAACTGTGCCGACGCATACGCTCCAACGATGTAGTGAATCACATACCTATCGTCATCGTCACGGCAAAGATTTCAGACCAAGAGCGCATCGAAGGCTTTGAGGCTGGTGCTGATGCCTATTTAGCCAAACCGTTCAACGTGGACGAGCTGCGCACTGTAGTGGAACGTCTGCTCGACCGCCAGCGCTCGCTGCGCAACAAGTTTAGCGACAATGCTACTCATACGAAGGAACAGCAGGATGAGGTACAGCTGACGGATACTGAGCGCCGCTTCCTCGCCAAGACGGTGGATCATATCTATCTGCTTATGGACAAACAGCAGCTCAACGTGAATACGCTCGCAGAAAAGCTGTGCATGAGTCCACGACAGTTCCATCGCAAGATCGTTACGCTCACGGGCAGTTCGCCAGCCTCTTTCATTCTGAATATCAAGATGAAGCGTGCTCGCCATCTGCTCGAAACCGCCCCAAAAATGAGCATAGACGATATAGCCTTCTGCTGCGGCTTTGAACATACTTCCAGCTTCTATCACGCCTTCCGTAAAAAGTATGGAGTTACGCCAAGGGATGTGAGAAGAGGAATAGAGTAA